A part of Micromonospora chersina genomic DNA contains:
- a CDS encoding ABC transporter ATP-binding protein — translation MGAVQLRGFGWRHAGRKGWALRGVDLRVESGERVLLLGPSGAGKSTLLAALAGLLPEDSGEQEGTVEIDGLDPRKARERVGIVFQDPESQLVMARCGDDVAFGLENRGVPAEEIWPRVDEALRRVGFPYDRDRPTAALSGGEQQRLALAGTLALRPGLLLLDEPTANLDPAGADLVRRAVAAALDADTTLILVEHRVAEALPLVDRVVVLEPGGGVRADGPPEAVFAAHGDALAAAGVWVPGRTVPPRHATTPPGEALLTADRLGLPPRLAPTDLRVRAGEALAVLGPNGAGKSTLALLLGGLLRPGAGTVAATPALAGRDARTPPHRWRAPALAGRIGSVFQDPEHQFVTSTVRDELALGPRRTGQPEAAVTATVDALLERLRLDRLAGANPYTLSGGEARRLSVATALATAPRLLICDEPTFGQDRRTWLELVDLLADLRDAGHGVVAVTHDADFVAALADRTITLERR, via the coding sequence GTGGGTGCCGTGCAGTTGCGGGGGTTCGGGTGGCGGCACGCCGGGCGGAAGGGGTGGGCCCTTCGGGGCGTTGACCTGCGCGTCGAGAGCGGGGAGCGGGTTCTGCTTCTTGGGCCTTCCGGCGCTGGGAAGAGCACTCTGCTTGCCGCGCTGGCCGGGTTGCTGCCGGAGGACTCCGGTGAGCAGGAGGGCACCGTCGAGATCGACGGGCTCGACCCGCGCAAGGCCCGGGAGCGGGTCGGCATCGTCTTCCAGGACCCGGAGAGCCAGCTCGTCATGGCCCGCTGCGGCGACGACGTGGCGTTCGGGCTGGAGAACCGCGGCGTGCCCGCCGAGGAGATCTGGCCCCGGGTGGACGAGGCGCTGCGCCGGGTCGGCTTCCCCTACGACCGCGACCGGCCCACTGCCGCGCTGTCCGGCGGCGAACAGCAGCGGCTCGCCCTGGCCGGCACGCTCGCCCTGCGGCCGGGGCTGCTGCTGCTCGACGAGCCGACCGCCAACCTCGACCCGGCCGGCGCCGACCTGGTCCGCCGGGCCGTCGCGGCCGCCCTGGACGCGGACACCACGCTGATCCTGGTCGAGCACCGGGTCGCCGAGGCGCTGCCGCTGGTCGACCGGGTGGTCGTGCTGGAACCCGGCGGCGGGGTGCGCGCCGACGGGCCGCCCGAGGCGGTCTTCGCCGCACACGGCGACGCGCTGGCCGCCGCCGGGGTCTGGGTGCCGGGCCGCACCGTGCCGCCCCGGCACGCCACCACGCCGCCCGGCGAGGCGCTGCTCACCGCCGACCGGCTCGGCCTGCCGCCCCGGCTGGCCCCCACCGACCTTCGGGTACGCGCCGGCGAGGCGCTCGCCGTCCTCGGCCCGAACGGCGCCGGCAAGTCCACCCTGGCCCTGCTGCTCGGCGGCCTGCTCCGCCCCGGCGCCGGTACGGTCGCCGCCACCCCCGCGCTCGCCGGCCGGGACGCGCGCACTCCCCCGCACCGCTGGCGGGCGCCCGCCCTGGCCGGCCGGATCGGCTCCGTCTTCCAGGACCCGGAGCACCAGTTCGTCACGAGCACCGTCCGGGACGAGTTGGCCCTCGGTCCGCGCCGCACCGGGCAGCCGGAGGCGGCCGTGACGGCCACCGTGGACGCGCTGCTGGAGCGGCTGCGGCTGGACCGGCTGGCGGGCGCCAACCCGTACACCCTCTCGGGCGGGGAGGCGCGGCGGTTGAGCGTGGCGACTGCCCTGGCCACCGCGCCCCGCCTGCTGATCTGCGACGAGCCCACCTTCGGCCAGGACCGGCGGACCTGGCTCGAGCTGGTCGACCTCCTGGCCGACCTGCGCGACGCCGGCCACGGCGTCGTCGCGGTCACCCACGACGCGGACTTCGTCGCCGCGCTGGCCGACCGGACGATCACCCTGGAGCGCCGATGA
- a CDS encoding ECF transporter S component: MNHTDSNRWRTVDIVVASVIAVAFGVIFWAWGLLWGATDAAFAFFPPAQTLIYGVWLVPAVLGGLVIRKPGASLYCELLAAIISALLGSQWGGIVIVQGLMQGLGAELAFAAFRYRAYRLPVALLAGALTGLTAAIFDFVYWNKTYDLVSYRLPYALLTIVSATVIAGLGSHLLTKALANTGVLDRFPAGRDRALV; this comes from the coding sequence ATGAACCACACCGACAGCAACCGCTGGCGCACCGTCGACATCGTCGTCGCCTCGGTGATCGCCGTCGCCTTCGGCGTCATCTTCTGGGCCTGGGGGCTGCTCTGGGGCGCCACGGACGCGGCCTTCGCGTTCTTCCCGCCCGCGCAGACACTCATCTACGGCGTCTGGCTGGTGCCGGCCGTGCTCGGCGGGCTGGTCATCCGCAAGCCCGGCGCCTCGCTCTACTGCGAGCTGCTGGCGGCGATCATCTCGGCGCTGCTGGGCAGCCAGTGGGGCGGCATCGTCATCGTGCAGGGCCTCATGCAGGGCCTCGGCGCCGAGCTGGCCTTCGCCGCGTTCCGCTACCGCGCGTACCGGCTGCCGGTCGCCCTGCTGGCCGGCGCGCTGACCGGCCTGACCGCGGCGATCTTCGACTTCGTCTACTGGAACAAGACCTACGACCTGGTCAGCTACCGCCTGCCCTACGCCCTGCTGACCATCGTCAGCGCCACGGTGATCGCCGGCCTGGGCTCCCACCTCCTCACCAAGGCCCTGGCCAACACGGGCGTCCTGGACCGCTTCCCCGCAGGCCGCGACCGCGCCCTGGTGTAA
- a CDS encoding alpha/beta fold hydrolase yields the protein MRVDARGLTFEVRTGGPEGGEAVLLLHGFPQHAGEWDEVTPALHAAGLRTYALDQRGYSPGARPADVAAYRIPELVADAAAVLDALGVTTAHLVGHDWGAIVAWGLAAAHPERVRTLTAVSVPHPAAMGHALATDPRQKARSSYIALFRKPGKAEKVLLAFRAATLRRMLAGVGDVDRYADPMREPGALTAALNWYRAMTGADMKAVGPVGVPTTFVWSDRDVAIGRTAADACAAHVTGDYRFVVLPGVTHWIPDEAPGPLAAAILARAGR from the coding sequence ATGCGGGTCGACGCGCGAGGTCTGACGTTCGAGGTACGCACCGGCGGCCCCGAGGGCGGCGAAGCCGTCCTGCTGCTGCACGGTTTCCCGCAGCACGCCGGCGAGTGGGACGAGGTGACCCCGGCGCTGCACGCCGCCGGGCTGCGCACGTACGCCCTCGACCAGCGCGGTTACTCGCCCGGCGCGCGGCCGGCGGACGTCGCGGCGTACCGGATCCCGGAGCTGGTGGCCGACGCGGCCGCCGTGCTCGACGCGCTCGGGGTGACCACCGCCCACCTGGTCGGCCATGACTGGGGCGCGATCGTGGCGTGGGGGCTTGCGGCCGCGCACCCGGAGCGGGTCCGCACGCTGACCGCCGTGTCGGTGCCGCACCCGGCGGCGATGGGGCACGCGCTCGCCACCGACCCGCGGCAGAAGGCCCGCTCCTCCTACATCGCCCTGTTCCGCAAGCCGGGCAAGGCGGAGAAGGTGCTGCTGGCGTTCCGCGCGGCGACCCTGCGCCGGATGCTCGCCGGGGTGGGCGACGTGGACCGCTACGCCGACCCGATGCGCGAGCCGGGCGCGCTGACCGCCGCGCTGAACTGGTACCGGGCCATGACCGGGGCGGACATGAAGGCCGTCGGGCCGGTGGGCGTGCCGACCACGTTCGTCTGGAGCGACAGGGACGTGGCCATCGGCCGGACCGCCGCCGACGCGTGCGCCGCCCACGTCACCGGCGACTACCGCTTCGTGGTGCTGCCCGGCGTCACCCACTGGATCCCGGACGAGGCGCCCGGCCCGCTGGCCGCGGCGATCCTGGCCCGCGCCGGCCGATGA
- a CDS encoding aminoglycoside N(3)-acetyltransferase, whose product MTASPAPARPHTRASLAAQLHDLGVRPGATVLVHASLRPLGFLCGGPEAVLLALRDVLGPAGTVVVPTHTPENSDPAGWSNPPVPADWWPVIREEMPGFDPAVTPSRFMGAFAELVRTWPGARRSDHPHVSFAALGPAAARIVDGHARADMLGEGSPLARLHDLDADVLLLGVDHGSNTSLHLAEYRQPAPPRQRCGAAVLTADGGREWVWWDDIRLDDEGFTRLGADLEATGAVRLGPVGDGTGRLMRQRAAVDFAVEWLARHRRTEGT is encoded by the coding sequence ATGACCGCGAGCCCCGCGCCGGCCCGGCCGCACACCCGCGCGTCGCTCGCCGCGCAGCTCCACGACCTGGGGGTACGCCCCGGCGCGACAGTCCTGGTGCACGCCTCCCTGCGCCCGCTGGGTTTCCTCTGCGGCGGCCCGGAGGCCGTGCTGCTCGCCCTGCGCGACGTGCTCGGCCCGGCCGGCACGGTGGTGGTGCCCACCCACACGCCGGAGAACAGCGACCCGGCGGGGTGGAGCAACCCGCCGGTGCCGGCGGACTGGTGGCCGGTGATCCGCGAGGAGATGCCGGGCTTCGACCCGGCGGTCACGCCGAGCCGGTTCATGGGCGCGTTCGCCGAGCTGGTGCGCACCTGGCCGGGGGCGCGGCGCAGCGACCACCCGCACGTGTCGTTCGCCGCGCTCGGGCCGGCCGCCGCGCGGATCGTCGACGGCCACGCCCGGGCCGACATGCTGGGCGAGGGCTCCCCGCTGGCCCGCCTCCACGACCTCGACGCCGACGTGCTGCTGCTCGGCGTGGACCACGGCAGCAACACCTCCCTGCACCTGGCCGAGTACCGGCAGCCCGCGCCGCCCCGGCAGCGCTGCGGCGCGGCCGTGCTGACCGCGGACGGCGGGCGGGAGTGGGTGTGGTGGGACGACATCCGCCTGGACGACGAGGGTTTCACCCGGCTCGGCGCCGACCTGGAGGCCACCGGTGCGGTGCGGCTCGGGCCGGTCGGCGACGGGACGGGCCGGTTGATGAGGCAGCGGGCGGCCGTCGACTTCGCGGTCGAGTGGCTGGCCCGGCACCGACGGACGGAGGGAACATGA
- a CDS encoding sugar isomerase domain-containing protein, translating into MTVSADAYLAVVTETIGRVAADQRENVARAADLIAASLRADGVVHAFGTGHSEALAMEIAGRAGGLVPTNRIALRDLVLHGGEPADVLGPKLEREPSVAHRLYELAPVRPQDVFVLASNSGVNGAMVEFASIVKERGHGLVAITSAQHSARMTSRHPSGRKLADFADVVLDNGAPYGDATLPLPGGGAVGAVSSITAALLAQQIVAEVVARLLAAGERPPVYLSANITGGDEHNAELEARYAGRIRRGA; encoded by the coding sequence ATGACGGTGAGCGCGGATGCGTACCTGGCGGTGGTGACCGAGACGATCGGCCGGGTCGCCGCCGACCAGCGGGAGAACGTGGCCCGCGCGGCGGACCTGATCGCCGCGTCGCTGCGCGCCGACGGGGTGGTGCACGCGTTCGGCACCGGCCACTCCGAGGCCCTCGCCATGGAGATCGCCGGCCGGGCCGGCGGGCTGGTCCCCACCAACCGGATCGCCCTGCGCGACCTGGTCCTGCACGGCGGTGAGCCGGCCGACGTGCTCGGCCCGAAGCTGGAACGCGAGCCTTCCGTGGCGCACCGCCTCTACGAGCTGGCCCCGGTACGACCGCAGGACGTGTTCGTCCTCGCCTCCAACTCCGGGGTGAACGGGGCGATGGTCGAGTTCGCCTCGATCGTCAAGGAGCGCGGGCACGGGCTGGTGGCCATCACCTCGGCGCAGCACTCGGCCCGGATGACCTCGCGCCACCCGTCCGGGCGCAAGCTCGCCGACTTCGCCGACGTGGTGCTCGACAACGGCGCACCGTACGGCGACGCCACCCTGCCGCTGCCCGGCGGCGGCGCGGTCGGCGCGGTCTCCTCGATCACCGCCGCGCTGCTGGCCCAGCAGATCGTGGCCGAGGTGGTCGCCCGGCTGCTCGCGGCCGGGGAGCGGCCCCCGGTCTACCTGTCCGCCAACATCACCGGCGGCGACGAGCACAACGCCGAGCTGGAGGCCCGGTACGCCGGCCGCATCCGCCGGGGGGCGTGA
- a CDS encoding DUF6328 family protein: protein MSKETEKQRWQRNFADLLQELRVAQTGVQILFAFLLTLPFSNGFTRTSGFQKDVYIVALLSAAAATAMIISPVAFHRALFRQGRKPELVRFAHRMASGGLGFMLISMVSAVLLITDFVLSRPIAFLLSAITGVWFLVFWVILPFARRNWGDDDIDDEDDDPPALAGD, encoded by the coding sequence GTGTCCAAGGAAACCGAGAAGCAGCGCTGGCAGCGCAACTTCGCCGACCTGCTCCAGGAGCTGCGGGTGGCGCAGACGGGCGTGCAGATCCTCTTCGCCTTCCTGTTGACCCTGCCGTTCAGCAACGGGTTCACCCGGACGAGCGGTTTCCAGAAGGACGTCTACATCGTCGCGTTGCTGTCGGCCGCCGCGGCCACCGCGATGATCATCTCGCCGGTGGCCTTCCACCGGGCCCTGTTCCGCCAGGGCCGCAAGCCGGAGCTGGTCCGCTTCGCGCACCGGATGGCCAGCGGCGGCCTCGGCTTCATGCTGATCTCGATGGTCAGCGCGGTTCTGCTGATCACCGACTTCGTGCTGAGCCGGCCCATCGCCTTCCTGCTGAGCGCGATCACCGGCGTCTGGTTCCTGGTCTTCTGGGTGATCCTGCCGTTCGCCCGGCGCAACTGGGGTGACGACGACATCGACGACGAGGACGACGATCCGCCGGCGCTGGCCGGCGACTGA
- a CDS encoding acyl-CoA dehydrogenase family protein: MTTTHNSRPDPAGHGGPTGRVAPIDDPRQPADADGAGPLPAEAGQVSEKEARQVAEAAREAAWDRPSFGKELFLGRFQLDLINPWPRSDPDDVARAEEFLGAFGAYLDSEVDGAAIERDARIPDDVFHGLARLGAFGMKIDRKYGGLGLSNLHYCRALMRAGSVNPSIGALLSAHQSIGVPQPLKMFGTPEQKQQFLPRLAAGEVSAFLLTEPDVGSDPARLATTAEPTEDGTGYRLNGVKLWATNGTVATLLVVMARVPAAEGRRGGITAFVVEGDSEGITVERRNEFIGLRGLENSLTRFHDVFVPKENVIGGEGKGLKIALTTLNTGRLSLPAMCVGAGKWALNVAREWAADRVQWGRPVGEHEAVAKKLAFIAATTYGMESMLDLCCLLADDDRNDIRIEAALVKLYASEMAWKIADELIQIRGGRGYETADSLAARGERPAAVEQLLRDLRINRIFEGSTEIMHLLIAREAVDAHLSVAGDIIDPDAGLGRKAKAGARAGVFYAKWLPTLAVGKGQAPGAYHEFGPLAGHLRHVERTSRKLARSTFYAMSRWQGKMERKQAFLGRVVDIGAELFAMSAVCVRAVAERAEHPENMELADLFCRQARLRVDELFTGLWSNTDAVDVAAAKRIIAGRYASVEDGVVTPPADRPWVATWQPGPSTAQDVRRRIPPA, translated from the coding sequence GTGACCACGACACACAACAGCCGACCCGACCCCGCCGGACACGGCGGCCCGACCGGGCGGGTGGCACCCATCGACGACCCCCGGCAGCCGGCCGACGCGGACGGGGCCGGGCCGCTCCCCGCCGAGGCCGGCCAGGTCTCCGAGAAGGAGGCGCGGCAGGTCGCCGAGGCGGCCCGCGAGGCCGCCTGGGACCGGCCCAGCTTCGGCAAGGAACTCTTCCTCGGCCGCTTCCAGCTCGACCTCATCAACCCGTGGCCCCGCTCCGATCCCGACGACGTGGCGCGGGCCGAGGAGTTCCTCGGCGCGTTCGGGGCGTACCTGGACTCCGAGGTGGACGGTGCGGCCATCGAGCGGGACGCGCGCATCCCCGACGACGTGTTCCACGGCCTGGCCCGGCTCGGCGCCTTCGGCATGAAGATCGACCGGAAGTACGGCGGCCTCGGGCTGAGCAACCTGCACTACTGCCGGGCGCTCATGCGGGCCGGCTCGGTGAACCCGTCGATCGGCGCGCTGCTGTCCGCGCACCAGTCGATCGGCGTGCCGCAGCCGCTGAAGATGTTCGGCACCCCCGAGCAGAAGCAGCAGTTCCTGCCCCGGCTGGCCGCCGGCGAGGTCTCCGCCTTCCTGCTCACCGAGCCGGACGTCGGCTCCGACCCGGCCCGGCTGGCCACCACGGCCGAGCCGACCGAGGACGGCACCGGCTACCGGCTCAACGGCGTCAAGCTCTGGGCCACCAACGGCACGGTCGCCACCCTGCTCGTGGTGATGGCCCGGGTGCCGGCGGCCGAGGGGCGGCGCGGCGGCATCACCGCCTTCGTGGTGGAGGGCGACAGCGAGGGCATCACCGTCGAGCGGCGCAACGAGTTCATCGGGCTGCGCGGCCTGGAGAACAGCCTCACCCGGTTCCACGACGTCTTCGTGCCGAAGGAGAACGTGATCGGCGGCGAGGGCAAGGGCCTGAAGATCGCGCTGACCACGCTGAACACGGGCCGGCTCTCGCTGCCGGCCATGTGCGTGGGCGCCGGCAAGTGGGCGTTGAACGTGGCCCGCGAGTGGGCAGCGGACCGGGTCCAGTGGGGCCGGCCGGTCGGCGAGCACGAGGCGGTCGCCAAGAAGCTCGCCTTCATCGCCGCCACCACGTACGGCATGGAGTCCATGCTCGACCTCTGCTGCCTGCTCGCCGACGACGACCGCAACGACATCCGGATCGAGGCCGCGCTGGTGAAGCTCTACGCCAGCGAGATGGCCTGGAAGATCGCCGACGAGCTGATCCAGATCCGGGGCGGTCGCGGCTACGAGACGGCCGACTCCCTCGCCGCCCGGGGCGAGCGCCCGGCCGCGGTCGAGCAGCTCCTGCGCGACCTGCGGATCAACCGGATCTTCGAGGGCTCCACCGAGATCATGCACCTGCTGATCGCCCGCGAGGCGGTCGACGCGCACCTGTCGGTGGCCGGCGACATCATCGACCCGGACGCCGGGCTGGGCCGCAAGGCGAAGGCCGGCGCGCGGGCCGGCGTCTTCTACGCGAAGTGGCTGCCCACGCTGGCGGTCGGCAAGGGGCAGGCGCCCGGGGCGTACCACGAGTTCGGCCCGCTGGCCGGCCACCTGCGGCACGTCGAGCGGACCTCCCGCAAGCTGGCCCGGTCCACCTTCTACGCGATGTCCCGCTGGCAGGGGAAGATGGAGCGCAAGCAGGCGTTCCTCGGCCGGGTGGTGGACATCGGCGCGGAGCTGTTCGCCATGTCGGCGGTCTGCGTGCGGGCGGTCGCCGAGCGCGCCGAGCACCCGGAGAACATGGAGCTGGCCGACCTGTTCTGCCGGCAGGCCCGGCTGCGCGTCGACGAGCTGTTCACCGGGCTGTGGTCCAACACCGACGCGGTCGACGTGGCGGCCGCGAAGCGCATCATCGCCGGCCGGTACGCGTCCGTGGAGGACGGCGTGGTCACCCCGCCCGCCGACCGGCCCTGGGTGGCCACCTGGCAGCCGGGTCCGTCCACGGCGCAGGACGTCCGCCGCCGCATCCCGCCCGCATGA
- a CDS encoding Fur family transcriptional regulator: MTEGALRNTRQRTAVSALLAEVEGFHSAQDLHAMLRQRGERVGLTTVYRTLQGLADAGEIDVMRPPGGEHLYRRCSEGHHHHLVCRACGRTVEVAGPAVESWAERVAAEHGYAEVSHTLEIFGTCPACAG; this comes from the coding sequence ATGACCGAGGGGGCATTGCGCAACACCCGGCAGCGCACCGCGGTGAGCGCCCTGCTGGCCGAGGTCGAGGGCTTCCACAGCGCCCAGGACCTGCACGCCATGCTGCGCCAGCGCGGCGAGCGGGTCGGGCTGACCACCGTCTACCGGACCCTCCAGGGGCTCGCCGACGCCGGCGAGATCGACGTCATGCGCCCGCCCGGCGGCGAGCACCTCTACCGGCGGTGCAGCGAGGGCCATCACCACCACCTGGTCTGCCGGGCCTGCGGCCGGACGGTGGAGGTGGCCGGCCCGGCGGTGGAGAGCTGGGCCGAGCGGGTCGCCGCCGAGCACGGGTACGCCGAGGTCAGCCACACCCTGGAGATCTTCGGCACCTGCCCGGCCTGCGCGGGCTGA
- a CDS encoding ArsR/SmtB family transcription factor: protein MTVTNGYDAFEGAGDLLRALSAPIRLAIVSELAQGERCVHELVEKLGAPQPLVSQHLRVLRGAGVVRGSRRGREIAYALVDEHVAHIVADAVSHAGEGPS from the coding sequence ATGACGGTCACGAACGGGTACGACGCCTTCGAGGGCGCGGGTGACCTGCTGCGCGCGCTGTCGGCGCCGATCCGGCTGGCGATCGTCAGCGAGCTGGCCCAGGGCGAGCGCTGCGTGCACGAACTCGTGGAGAAGCTCGGCGCCCCGCAGCCGCTGGTCTCCCAGCACCTGCGCGTGCTGCGCGGCGCCGGCGTGGTGCGCGGCTCGCGGCGCGGCCGGGAGATCGCGTACGCCCTGGTGGACGAGCACGTCGCGCACATCGTGGCGGACGCGGTCAGCCACGCCGGGGAGGGGCCGTCATGA
- a CDS encoding metal ABC transporter permease produces MDLFLHYDFMLRALVGALVIGLAAPALGIYLVQRRLALIGDGIGHVALTGVGAGLLLNRSPVLVAVVAATLGAIVIELVRSRGRTSGDLALALLFYGGIAGGVMLVGLSDASSGSLNAYLFGSLTTTSPADLITIGVLGVAILVTMLALRPALFAVCHDEEYARVSGLPVRALNMLLAVGTAVTVTIAMRAVGVLLISALMVVPVATAQQVTRGFRSTMAAAMALGLFAAGAGVWVAASADTAPGASVVLLAIGSFLVVALLAAGRRALRRRTRPAAAPVAEPPEHEVVLG; encoded by the coding sequence ATGGATCTCTTCTTGCACTACGACTTCATGCTGCGCGCCCTGGTCGGCGCGCTGGTCATCGGGCTGGCCGCCCCGGCGCTCGGCATCTACCTGGTGCAGCGCCGGCTGGCGCTCATCGGCGACGGCATCGGCCACGTGGCGCTCACCGGCGTCGGCGCCGGTCTGCTGCTCAACCGCTCCCCCGTGCTGGTCGCGGTCGTCGCGGCCACGCTGGGCGCGATCGTCATCGAGCTGGTCCGCTCGCGCGGGCGTACCTCCGGTGACCTGGCCCTGGCGCTGCTGTTCTACGGCGGCATCGCCGGCGGCGTGATGCTGGTCGGGCTCTCCGACGCCAGCAGCGGGTCGCTCAACGCGTACCTCTTCGGGTCGCTGACCACGACGTCGCCGGCCGACCTGATCACCATCGGCGTGCTCGGCGTGGCGATCCTGGTGACCATGCTGGCGCTGCGCCCGGCGCTCTTCGCGGTCTGCCACGACGAGGAGTACGCCCGGGTCTCCGGCCTGCCGGTGCGGGCGTTGAACATGCTCCTCGCCGTAGGCACCGCCGTGACGGTGACCATCGCCATGCGGGCGGTCGGTGTGCTGCTGATCAGCGCCCTCATGGTGGTGCCGGTGGCGACCGCGCAGCAGGTGACCCGGGGGTTCCGGAGCACCATGGCGGCGGCCATGGCGCTGGGGCTGTTCGCGGCCGGCGCCGGGGTCTGGGTGGCGGCCAGCGCCGACACCGCGCCCGGCGCCTCGGTGGTGCTGCTGGCGATCGGCTCGTTCCTGGTGGTGGCGCTGCTGGCCGCCGGCCGGCGGGCGCTGCGGCGGCGGACCCGCCCGGCCGCCGCGCCCGTGGCCGAGCCGCCGGAGCACGAGGTGGTCCTGGGGTGA